Within Bacillota bacterium, the genomic segment TGATGCAATGGTTGCCGGATTACCGGAAAATACCTTTGCCAACGACCGAAGGACATTGTATGTGAACAGTCCGGAGCCGATCGCTCTGGAAGCACAGTTGCGGGAGCTTCTGGGGGAGCAGTTTGCGGGTGATTTGCATATTAACAACCAGGCGAAGGCGGCCCAAGAGGAGCGACAGTTTGTGTTGCTGGTAATGATTTTCATCACCGGGTTCATCGTCCTGATAACCCTGATTTGCATCGCCAACATCTTTAATACTGTTTCCACCAGCATTGGCCTGCGCCGGCGGGAGTTTGCAATGTTAAAGTCCGTGGGCATGACCCCGGAAGGCTTTAACCGAATGATTCGCTATGAGAGTGTGTTTTACGGCATCAAAGCTTTGTTGTTCGGGCTGCCCATTGGCTTCGGGATTAACTACCTGTTGTATATGGCGATGAGTGAAGGATTCTTATTTGCCTTCACCATGCCGTGGCAGAGCTATATTGTTGTGGTGGTGGCAGTGTTTGCAGTGGTGTTTACTACCATGCTCTACGCCAGCGCCCGAATTAAGAAGGAAAATATTATCGACGCGTTGCGTGATGAAAATATGTAATCCAAAACCCCTGGGGATATCGCTATCTCCAGGGGTTTCGGGTGATTAGAAAAGAGGTTTTATCGGTGATAGGCAATTTCTATACCTTTGCCTTCTAGGATTGCTACGTGGTCAAAGATTAGATGTTTGACATCGTGGTCCAGGTAAATTCTCAGTTCTTGTAGGTTGGCCAGGTTTTCCAATGGTTTGAGATTATATACCGGGTTGTAGGACAGGGTGAGGTTGTATAATCGTTCGGCGCTGGCCAGGACGGAAATATCTGACACATTGTTACTTTGTAGGTCGAGGACTTCCAGGGATTTTTTATTTTCTAGGGCTTCAATCGAACTGATGTTGTTGCGGGCGAGATTTACTTGTCTTAGGTTGTGCAGGTCGGAAAGCGCGTCGATATTTTCGATGTAGTTACTGCTCAGGGTTAATTCCTCAAGGGCAGTAAAGTTTTCTAGGAAATCTATCTCGCTAATGTTCGAGTCGATGATGCTCAAGCGGATTAAACTTGGTAACTCCCCTAAGTGCACAGGCTGCTGTTCAATTTCCGAGTATGAGATTGTGATATAGGTCAGGGAGTTGATGTTGCTGATTGGCTCTAGCGACTCGATATCGTTTTTGTTGATGGAAAGACTGTAGAGATTGGTGGCATATTCCAGGCCATTAAGGTCTTTGACGTTGTCTTCTTTAATGCGTATTTCATAGAGCATTTGCATGTCTGTGGACAGGATGTCGCCTTCGGGCATAAACAGTTCCTCTCTGACAATTCGCTCCAGCTCTGGACAGGTAAAAATGACGACTGTTTCTTCTTCGTTCCCGGGCATGTCAGGTTTAGTATGATCGTCTATATCTGTTTGCTTGTTGCCAG encodes:
- a CDS encoding leucine-rich repeat domain-containing protein, which encodes MKIKVLVFTLAFLLICGCTAGNKQTDIDDHTKPDMPGNEEETVVIFTCPELERIVREELFMPEGDILSTDMQMLYEIRIKEDNVKDLNGLEYATNLYSLSINKNDIESLEPISNINSLTYITISYSEIEQQPVHLGELPSLIRLSIIDSNISEIDFLENFTALEELTLSSNYIENIDALSDLHNLRQVNLARNNISSIEALENKKSLEVLDLQSNNVSDISVLASAERLYNLTLSYNPVYNLKPLENLANLQELRIYLDHDVKHLIFDHVAILEGKGIEIAYHR